One Longimicrobium sp. genomic region harbors:
- a CDS encoding PQQ-binding-like beta-propeller repeat protein: MNVQPITRAERIRRGLGLLLGWLTLLAAAACKDPTGSSTRAGLLWRAPLAERDQRSISVPATDGQRVYAIGGGLVALNAQSGAVAWRSPLSKYAPINVVVRNGRVFTVEEFAYGFDAATGSELWRFKPDSEGALGESTADEQSMYFGTGSHRVYALDAATGTPRWSTDVGPDWKYRGIVMGVSVSGDTVYAAVRQYNAENGYISTGWIFALDRATGRALWSYRNGTGADIRSVSSAPTVAGRLLLASDLHGGSFFAVDRFTGTEVWRVNAAPGYVGPRPAPRVVGEVAYLGSNDTQVYAVDLQTGRVIWKRKLPASISEFAVCGNRVFAVWPGLSVLDRASGRVLYQADEESTDYLTSGFAVHDDRVFVLGNRAAYAYSCS; this comes from the coding sequence TCACGCTGCTCGCTGCGGCAGCCTGCAAGGATCCCACAGGTTCGAGCACGCGCGCCGGCCTTCTTTGGCGGGCACCCCTGGCCGAACGGGACCAACGGTCGATCAGTGTACCCGCAACGGATGGGCAGCGCGTGTACGCAATCGGTGGGGGGCTCGTCGCGCTCAATGCGCAATCAGGGGCGGTGGCCTGGCGCAGTCCGCTGAGCAAGTACGCGCCGATCAACGTCGTGGTGCGGAACGGGCGCGTATTCACGGTCGAGGAGTTCGCCTACGGCTTCGATGCGGCGACCGGGAGCGAGCTGTGGCGGTTCAAACCCGATTCTGAGGGCGCACTCGGCGAAAGTACCGCAGACGAGCAGTCCATGTACTTTGGCACGGGCTCCCACCGTGTGTATGCACTGGATGCAGCTACCGGAACGCCGCGCTGGAGCACGGACGTCGGGCCCGACTGGAAGTACCGGGGCATCGTTATGGGTGTCAGCGTGAGCGGCGACACGGTATATGCGGCCGTTCGCCAGTACAACGCTGAGAATGGATACATCTCCACCGGCTGGATCTTCGCCCTTGATCGCGCCACCGGCCGCGCACTCTGGAGCTATCGCAACGGTACCGGAGCCGACATTCGCAGCGTAAGCTCGGCGCCGACGGTTGCCGGACGGCTCCTTCTTGCGAGCGATCTGCACGGGGGCTCCTTCTTCGCCGTGGACCGGTTCACGGGAACCGAGGTCTGGCGCGTGAACGCGGCGCCGGGCTACGTCGGTCCCCGCCCAGCGCCCCGCGTCGTAGGCGAAGTTGCGTATCTGGGCTCAAACGACACGCAGGTCTACGCCGTCGACCTGCAGACCGGCCGCGTGATCTGGAAGCGGAAGCTGCCCGCCAGTATCAGCGAGTTCGCCGTCTGCGGGAACCGGGTATTCGCGGTTTGGCCTGGGTTGTCCGTACTGGACCGCGCGTCCGGACGGGTGCTCTACCAGGCAGACGAGGAGTCGACGGACTACCTTACCTCTGGCTTCGCGGTGCACGACGACCGGGTGTTCGTGCTCGGCAACAGGGCGGCGTACGCCTACAGCTGCAGTTGA